A genomic window from Bubalus bubalis isolate 160015118507 breed Murrah chromosome 11, NDDB_SH_1, whole genome shotgun sequence includes:
- the LOC102406243 gene encoding olfactory receptor 11H6-like, whose amino-acid sequence MKNLEGNNHSDPVSEFILLGFPCTWEVQIFLFSLFSVIYVLTLTGNLCIICAVWWDHHLHTPMYILLANFSFLEMWYVTSTVPSMLANFLSETKTISFSGCFLQFYFFFSMGTTETFFLSAMAFDRYLAICRPLHYPTVMPVQRCIRMGACCWVCGFSCFLLPVYLISQLPFCGPNTIDHFLCDPGPLMKLSCVPAPATEIICATFNSVLIFSTFLFITSSYTLVIRAVLRVPSAEGRHKAFSTCGSHLAVVSLFYGSIMVMYVSPTAGNPAGIQKIVTLFYSVMTPFFNPLIYSLRNKEMKEALRKLFRSVIFGQRKPLKN is encoded by the coding sequence atgaaaaacctggaaggaaataatcactctgACCCTGTGAGTGAATTCATTCTCCTTGGATTCCCTTGTACCTGGGAGGTTCAGATCTTCCTCTTCTCACTCTTCTCTGTGATCTATGTGTTGACACTAACTGGAAATTTGTGCATTATCTGTGCAGTGTGGTGGGACCACCatctccacacccccatgtacatCCTGCTGGCCAATTTTTCCTTCCTGGAGATGTGGTATGTCACTTCTACTGTCCCCAGTATGCTAGCCAACTTTCTCTCTGAGACCAAgaccatctccttctctggctGCTTCCTCCAGTTCTACTTCTTCTTCTCCATGGGCACCACTGAGACCTTCTTCCTGTCTGCCATGGCCTTTGACAGGTACCTTGCCATCTGCAGGCCCCTTCACTACCCCACTGTCATGCCGGTGCAACGCTGCATCAGAATGGGAGCCTGCTGCTGGGTGTGTGGcttttcctgttttctcctcCCAGTTTATCTCATCTCCCAGCTTCCTTTTTGTGGCCCCAATACTATTGATCACTTCCTATGTGACCCAGGACCCCTTATGAAGTTGTCTTGTGTGCCAGCTCCTGCCACTGAGATTATCTGTGCCACCTTTAACTCGGTCCTAATTTTTTCCACTTTCCTGTTCATTACCAGCTCCTACACCCTGGTGATCAGAGCTGTGCTTAGGGTCCCCTCTGCAGAAGGCCGGCATAAGGCTTTCTCTACCTGTGGTTCCCATCTGGCTGTGGTGTCTCTGTTCTATGGCTCCATCATGGTGATGTATGTGAGCCCAACTGCAGGCAATCCAGCAGGAATTCAGAAAATCGTGACCTTATTTTATTCTGTGATGACTCCATTTTTCAATCCCTTGATCTACAGCCTCCGGAATAAGGAAATGAAGGAGGCCCTGAGAAAACTGTTTAGGAGTGTGATATTTGGTCAAAGAAAGCCTCTCAAGAACTAG